From a single Carassius gibelio isolate Cgi1373 ecotype wild population from Czech Republic chromosome A18, carGib1.2-hapl.c, whole genome shotgun sequence genomic region:
- the LOC127933923 gene encoding extracellular calcium-sensing receptor-like, with amino-acid sequence MHVSLLLTVTLMFITRVSPEFGDNLGTCILQGDPQLPALFKDGDFVVGGAFTIHYYLRTEKHTYTRRPQPLVCSGSMDFRELRFARALQYAIQEINNSSDLLPGITLGYHIYDSCASVPMVMKVAVQLTNGLDLLFNDTGSCVKSAAVIALVGESGSTAAISTSRLFGRFGIPQVSHYATCACLSDKRQHPTFFRTIPSDHHQAAALAQMVKRFGWTWIGAVRSDSDYGNNGMASFLKAAEQEGICVEYSEAYYRTQPRSKLKRVADVIRRSTVHVIVAFMAAGDMRFLLEELSQQPPPPLQWIGSEAWVTDPQMLRFNLCIGAVGFAIPRSVIPGFRNFLLDMSPEQALNFSLLTEFWESSFSCSLKRQTGSSADMPACDGRENLRALQNPYTDTSQLRITNMVYKATYAIAHALHGIICNKKQCDKNIKVEPWQVFYQLKQVNFIKNNYSVSFDTNGDPVATYELVNWQLQGDGSVDFVTVGQYDASKPKGQEFSLSKSIIWYDGSEKVPVSVCSESCPPGTRKAVRKGRPICCYDCINCADGEISNETDSLDCLRCLPQYWPNNEKDKCFPKPVEFLSWDEILGTMLAAFSIAGSLAAFSITLVFYKNRASPIVRANNSELSFMLLFSLTLCFLCSLTFIGRPTEWSCMLRHTAFGITFVLCISCVLGKTIVVLMAFKATIPGSNVMKCFGPLQQRFSVFGFTLIQILICVLWLTISPPVPYNNMQHYKEKIILECSLGSAIGFWAVLGYIGLLAFLCFVLAFLARKLPDNFNEAKFITFSMLIFCAVWITFVPAYVSSPGKFTVAVEIFAILASSFGLILCIFAPKCFIIVFRPEQNTKKHLMGKIPTKAL; translated from the exons ATGCATGTTAGTCTTTTATTGACAGTGACATTAATGTTTATTACAAGGGTTTCCCCTGAGTTTGGGGATAATTTAGGCACCTGTATCCTCCAAGGTGACCCACAGCTCCCTGCTCTCTTCAAGGATGGAGACTTTGTTGTTGGAGGGGCTTTTACCATTCATTATTATCTGAGGACAGAGAAGCACACCTACACTAGACGGCCACAACCACTAGTGTGCAGTGGCAG CATGGACTTTAGAGAGCTACGCTTTGCTCGTGCCTTACAGTATGCCATCCAAGAGATCAACAACAGCTCTGATCTCTTACCAGGCATCACTTTAGGGTACCACATATATGACTCTTGTGCATCTGTGCCAATGGTAATGAAAGTAGCTGTTCAACTTACCAATGGATTAGATCTCTTATTCAACGACACTGGATCCTGTGTAAAATCTGCTGCAGTTATCGCATTAGTTGGAGAATCTGGTTCCACTGCGGCTATAAGCACTTCAAGACTTTTCGGTCGTTTTGGAATTCCACAG GTGAGTCATTACGCAACATGCGCATGTCTCAGTGACAAGCGTCAGCATCCTACTTTCTTCAGGACCATCCCCAGCGATCACCATCAAGCGGCAGCATTGGCACAGATGGTTAAGCGCTTCGGATGGACGTGGATCGGGGCTGTGCGCAGTGACTCAGACTATGGGAACAATGGCATGGCATCATTCCTGAAAGCTGCAGAGCAGGAGGGAATCTGTGTGGAATATTCCGAGGCCTACTACAGGACTCAGCCACGCAGCAAACTGAAAAGGGTCGCGGATGTCATTCGTAGGTCAACAGTTCATGTAATAGTTGCCTTCATGGCAGCAGGTGATATGAGATTTCTGCTAGAAGAGCTGAGCCAGCAGCCTCCTCCCCCGTTACAGTGGATTGGGAGCGAGGCATGGGTTACAGACCCACAAATGCTGCGGTTTAATTTGTGTATCGGTGCTGTGGGTTTTGCAATTCCCCGGTCTGTTATCCCAGGTTTTCGTAATTTTCTACTTGACATGTCTCCAGAACAAGCGCTGAATTTTTCCCTGCTGACAGAATTCTGGGAAAGCTCATTCAGCTGTAGTCTAAAACGACAGACAGGTTCTTCTGCTGATATGCCAGCTTGTGATGGCAGGGAGAACCTGCGTGCTTTACAGAACCCCTACACAGACACGTCCCAGTTACGGATCACTAACATGGTGTACAAAGCCACATATGCTATAGCTCATGCCCTCCACGGCATTATCTGTAACAAAaagcagtgtgacaaaaacaTCAAAGTTGAACCCTGGCAG GTTTTTTATCAGCTGAAGCAAGTAAACtttatcaaaaataattattCGGTCTCATTTGATACCAATGGAGACCCTGTGGCCACATATGAACTTGTGAATTGGCAGCTTCAGGGAGACGGTTCAGTTGATTTTGTGACAGTGGGTCAATATGATGCATCCAAGCCTAAAGGCCAAGAATTCAGTCTGAGCAAATCTATCATTTGGTATGATGGCAGTGAAAAG GTGCCTGTGTCTGTATGCAGTGAGAGCTGTCCTCCAGGTACAAGGAAGGCTGTGAGAAAAGGAAGACCTATCTGCTGTTATGACTGTATTAACTGCGCAGATGGTGAGATCAGCAATGAGACAG ATTCTTTAGATTGTCTCAGATGCCTGCCTCAGTATTGGCCCAATAATGAGAAGGACAAGTGTTTTCCTAAACCAGTGGAGTTTCTCTCCTGGGATGAGATCCTTGGGACTATGCTGGCTGCTTTCTCTATTGCTGGCTCTTTAGCAGCTTTTAGCATAACTTTAGTATTCTACAAAAACAGGGCTTCTCCGATAGTAAGAGCCAACAACTCAGAGCTAAGCTTCATGTTGCTCTTCTCATTGACTCTGTGTTTCCTCTGTTCACTTACTTTCATTGGTCGTCCAACTGAGTGGTCCTGTATGTTACGTCACACAGCATTTGGCATCACTTTTGTCCTCTGTATCTCTTGTGTTCTGGGGAAAACAATAGTAGTGTTAATGGCCTTCAAAGCTACAATTCCAGGAAGTAATGTCATGAAATGTTTTGGGCCTCTTCAACAGAGATTCAGTGTTTTTGGTTTCACTCTAATACAGATACTTATATGTGTGCTTTGGTTAACAATATCCCCACCAGTTCCTTACAATAATATGCAAcattacaaagaaaaaataattctAGAATGCAGTTTAGGATCAGCTATAGGTTTCTGGGCTGTACTAGGTTATATTGGCCTGCTAGCTTTCCTTTGCTTTGTTTTAGCTTTTCTAGCACGAAAGCTACCTGATAATTTCAATGAGGCTAAATTCATCACATTCAGCATGCTCATATTCTGTGCTGTATGGATCACTTTTGTTCCAGCTTATGTCAGCTCTCCAGGGAAATTCACGGTGGCCGTGGAGATATTTGCTATTTTAGCTTCAAGCTTTGGTCTGATTCTCTGTATTTTTGCCCCTAAGTGTTTTATTATTGTCTTTAGACCAGAGCAGAATACCAAAAAACACTTAATGGGTAAAATACCAACAAAAGCCctctaa